In one window of Armatimonadota bacterium DNA:
- a CDS encoding cupin domain-containing protein has translation MSNPRHSHPNCDEALHLLRGTLEHSVGDEMVMMNAGDTLVVPAGVAHQAVNVGSEDADMIVAYNTGERQFQREL, from the coding sequence ATGAGCAATCCGCGGCACAGCCATCCGAACTGTGACGAGGCCCTTCATCTGCTTCGCGGCACATTGGAGCATTCGGTGGGCGACGAGATGGTTATGATGAATGCCGGCGACACGCTGGTTGTTCCCGCGGGTGTAGCGCATCAGGCCGTGAATGTCGGCAGCGAAGACGCCGACATGATCGTCGCGTATAACACCGGCGAGCGGCAATTCCAGCGGGAACTGTAG
- a CDS encoding alpha-L-fucosidase gives MLVKPTPEQVAWQGMELGMFFHFDIPVFTDLAEGEWQQARHLDPDIYNPSKLNTDQWMEAAKALGATYTVLVAKHCSGFLCWQSDLYPYGVKQSKWRGGTGDVVRDYVASCRKYGIKPGIYASVSANAYWEVTNPGLVNWGKGGDDAKQAAYARMCEQMLAELWGNYGPLFEVWFDGGALPPDQGGPDLIPILKKLQPAAMVFQGPAATIRWIGNEDGVAGYPCWATVASLDAPGSGDPNGRIWQPGECDVPIRNHDWFWHPNAEHKLYTLDELIEMYYRSVGRNCNLLVNANIDRRGLVPGADLRRYREFGDEIRRRFGKCLAETQGRGEVVELALEKPTLIDHVVIMEQISEGERVREYVVEGMVGGAWRELCGGTSIGHKRIERFVAAEVSAVRLRCLKSAAEPLIRRLAAYCVGPAA, from the coding sequence ATGCTGGTTAAGCCGACGCCGGAGCAGGTTGCCTGGCAGGGCATGGAATTGGGGATGTTCTTCCATTTCGACATCCCCGTGTTCACGGACCTCGCGGAAGGTGAGTGGCAGCAAGCACGTCACCTCGATCCCGACATCTACAACCCGAGCAAGCTCAACACGGATCAGTGGATGGAGGCGGCCAAGGCACTAGGCGCCACGTACACAGTGCTCGTGGCGAAGCACTGCTCCGGGTTCCTGTGCTGGCAGAGCGACCTGTACCCGTATGGCGTCAAGCAGTCGAAGTGGCGCGGCGGCACGGGCGACGTTGTCCGGGACTACGTGGCATCGTGCCGTAAGTACGGCATCAAGCCTGGCATCTACGCCAGCGTGTCCGCCAATGCGTACTGGGAAGTGACGAATCCCGGTCTCGTGAACTGGGGCAAGGGAGGGGACGACGCCAAGCAGGCCGCATACGCGCGGATGTGCGAGCAGATGCTTGCCGAGCTATGGGGCAACTACGGCCCGCTGTTCGAGGTCTGGTTCGACGGTGGCGCGCTGCCGCCGGATCAGGGCGGACCCGATCTCATTCCGATCCTCAAGAAGCTCCAACCCGCAGCCATGGTGTTTCAAGGCCCTGCGGCAACCATTCGTTGGATCGGCAACGAAGACGGCGTGGCGGGCTATCCGTGTTGGGCGACCGTCGCGAGCCTCGACGCGCCCGGCAGCGGCGACCCGAACGGCCGGATATGGCAACCCGGCGAATGCGACGTCCCGATCCGCAACCACGACTGGTTCTGGCACCCGAATGCCGAGCACAAGCTGTACACCCTCGACGAGTTGATTGAGATGTACTACAGGTCGGTCGGCCGCAACTGCAACCTACTGGTCAACGCGAACATTGACCGCCGCGGCTTGGTGCCCGGAGCGGACTTGAGGCGCTACCGGGAGTTCGGGGACGAGATCAGGCGCCGCTTCGGCAAGTGCCTGGCGGAGACGCAGGGCAGAGGCGAGGTCGTGGAACTCGCACTGGAGAAGCCGACGCTGATTGACCACGTCGTCATCATGGAGCAGATCTCCGAGGGGGAACGTGTGCGTGAGTACGTGGTGGAGGGGATGGTCGGGGGCGCATGGCGGGAGCTGTGTGGGGGCACGTCAATCGGCCACAAGCGGATTGAGCGGTTCGTTGCGGCGGAGGTTTCGGCGGTGCGGCTACGCTGTCTGAAATCGGCGGCGGAGCCGCTGATCCGCAGGCTCGCGGCGTACTGCGTAGGGCCCGCGGCCTAG
- a CDS encoding aldo/keto reductase, with amino-acid sequence MKTRVLGRTGLQVSELGLGGLFISRVGGKPQEESVRAIRRALELGVNYIDTAPTYADSEEVLGAALDGVEHSYIISTKLGGRPEPFDAKDKAALRESFATSLRLLRRDSVDILMVHEPDRPGQYDWWTDYDSFHGPVIEVLQELKGEGIIRFTGLGGTTAYELPRIMATGFYDVVLTAFNYSLLWREAAIAVLPEAKKQDMGLIIGSPLQQGALARRYDDEVSHGAPWLSPPRRAQYRALYAFLDELGLPLAEVALRFCLSHPDVATVLMGARSVEEVEQNVAAVEKGPLPPEVLKRLDEIAAMVPFRPFEEPFGLPFGREHHGPGRAR; translated from the coding sequence ATGAAGACGCGGGTTCTCGGTCGCACGGGATTGCAGGTCAGCGAACTCGGCCTCGGCGGGTTATTCATCTCGCGAGTCGGCGGCAAGCCGCAGGAAGAGTCCGTGCGAGCGATTCGCCGCGCGCTCGAACTCGGCGTCAACTACATTGACACGGCGCCGACGTATGCCGACAGCGAGGAGGTGCTCGGCGCCGCGCTCGACGGTGTCGAGCATTCGTACATCATCTCGACCAAGCTCGGCGGACGGCCGGAACCGTTCGACGCCAAGGACAAGGCAGCGCTTCGCGAGTCGTTCGCAACCAGCCTGCGCCTGCTGCGGCGCGACTCCGTTGACATCCTGATGGTCCACGAGCCCGACCGGCCCGGACAGTATGACTGGTGGACCGACTATGACTCGTTCCACGGGCCGGTCATCGAAGTGCTGCAGGAACTCAAGGGCGAGGGCATCATCCGCTTCACCGGCCTCGGCGGGACGACGGCGTACGAATTGCCGCGCATCATGGCGACGGGGTTCTACGACGTCGTTTTGACCGCGTTTAACTACAGCCTGTTGTGGCGCGAGGCGGCAATCGCGGTGCTCCCCGAAGCAAAGAAGCAAGACATGGGGCTGATAATCGGCTCGCCGCTGCAACAGGGCGCGCTCGCGCGGCGGTATGACGACGAGGTGAGCCACGGCGCGCCGTGGCTGAGCCCCCCGCGCCGCGCGCAGTACAGGGCGCTGTACGCGTTTCTCGACGAGCTGGGCTTGCCGCTCGCCGAAGTCGCGCTGCGGTTCTGTCTGTCGCATCCCGACGTGGCGACGGTGCTGATGGGAGCCCGCTCAGTCGAAGAGGTCGAGCAGAACGTCGCCGCGGTCGAGAAGGGACCGCTGCCGCCAGAGGTCCTGAAGCGTCTCGACGAGATCGCGGCGATGGTGCCGTTTCGCCCGTTCGAGGAGCCGTTCGGGCTGCCGTTTGGGCGGGAGCACCACGGCCCCGGCCGGGCGAGATAG
- a CDS encoding zinc-binding dehydrogenase, whose translation MKAVVVEDANRVTVRDVPKPRDIGPYEALTKNVCASICNATDLKIFHRTLHFVHDYPTILGHEGVGRVIEVGEKVRSFRVGDLVSRPRANPPPESGLFESWGAFAEYGVVTDMRAMVEDGAAEAKPGRAPDQIAAPPDADPVALTQMVTLRETLSLLRNMGVKPGESIVVFGTGPVGLSFSMLARQIGLNPVIVIGRRDAAIERAKTFGRATHVINNTIKNVPEVVRELTNGRGADWAIEAIGTDAVLPDALSSLAPEGKVALYGVPDACEVGSPLRSGDSISSAGPNEGAAAKGIFDWVAGGVIPAREFVSHEVPMAEVREGFRLLESREAFKVLLWIELRTAAAGA comes from the coding sequence ATGAAAGCGGTCGTCGTTGAGGATGCGAATCGCGTCACCGTACGCGACGTGCCGAAGCCGCGCGACATCGGCCCGTACGAGGCGCTGACGAAGAACGTGTGCGCCAGCATCTGCAACGCCACCGACCTCAAGATCTTCCACCGGACACTCCACTTCGTGCACGACTATCCGACAATCCTCGGCCACGAGGGCGTGGGGCGCGTCATCGAGGTCGGCGAGAAGGTCCGCAGCTTCCGCGTCGGCGACCTGGTGTCGCGCCCGCGCGCCAACCCGCCGCCGGAGTCCGGGCTATTCGAATCGTGGGGGGCGTTCGCTGAGTACGGTGTCGTCACCGACATGCGTGCGATGGTCGAGGACGGCGCAGCGGAGGCCAAGCCCGGCCGAGCGCCCGACCAGATTGCCGCGCCGCCTGACGCCGACCCGGTCGCGCTGACGCAGATGGTCACTCTGCGCGAGACGCTCTCCCTGTTGCGCAACATGGGCGTCAAGCCCGGCGAGTCCATCGTCGTCTTCGGCACCGGGCCGGTCGGGCTTTCGTTCTCGATGCTGGCGCGGCAGATCGGCCTGAATCCGGTCATCGTTATTGGCCGGCGCGACGCGGCAATCGAACGTGCGAAGACGTTCGGTCGCGCTACGCACGTCATCAACAACACGATTAAGAACGTGCCCGAGGTTGTGCGCGAGTTGACGAACGGCCGCGGCGCGGATTGGGCGATCGAGGCTATCGGCACCGACGCCGTGCTGCCCGACGCGCTGTCTTCTCTCGCGCCCGAGGGGAAAGTCGCGCTGTACGGCGTGCCGGATGCGTGCGAGGTTGGATCTCCGCTGCGCAGCGGGGATTCCATCAGCAGCGCAGGGCCCAACGAAGGCGCGGCGGCGAAGGGGATATTCGATTGGGTCGCGGGCGGCGTCATCCCCGCGCGCGAGTTCGTCAGCCACGAGGTGCCGATGGCGGAGGTCAGGGAGGGATTCCGCCTCCTTGAGAGCAGGGAGGCATTCAAGGTGCTACTCTGGATCGAACTACGGACGGCAGCGGCTGGCGCGTAG
- a CDS encoding glycoside hydrolase family 127 protein, producing the protein MPSTTRANDFYVGNRAPLLPSPLIKLPAGSVRPEGWLRHQLDLMAQGFSGRLIDISQWCRFEGSAWADAKGNGEFGWEELPYWLKGFTSLAYALHDERLIAEAQRWLEPIIASQDADGYFGPRVNREAPDLWPNMIALYALRTHYEATADERVISLMTKYFRWQAALPIERFLPGSWQQWRGGDNLDSIYWLYNRTGESWLLDLARVNHERTADWTGGIPTWHGVNVCQGFREPGEYYQQSGDRRYLQATQRNYDTIMREYGQVPGGMFGADENCRPGYTGPRQAAETCSMAELMHSSEMLARITGDPLWADRCEEVAFNSLPASQTPDYKGLHYLTAPNMVQLDRENKSPGLQNAGCMLAYDPTSYRCCQHNIAFAWPYFAEHLWMATPSNGLAAVLYAPSEVTAKAGPGAEVRIAETTDYPFGETVEFRLATNRPAQFPLLLRVPGWCERPRVEINGEPLEVLAHPSCWIAIERTWRDGDVLRLTLPMTVRVRVWEQNNNAVSVSRGPLTYSLRIGERWARYGDSDEWPAYEVFPTTPWNYGLIVDMQNPARSFEVIEKPGPLPGQPFDVEAAPVQLSAKARRIPEWRMDGGLVGELQMSPAKTSEAVESVTLVPMGCGRLRIAAFPTVSDGPDAHEWVAAPEPPLASHCWPNDTVRALNDGIVPKRSSDQSIPRMTWWDHKGTTEWVAYRFDAPRELSWSEVYWFDDTGVGECRVPARWRLLWKNGEAWEAVNNASDYGVQLDEFNRVTFEPVVTTDVKLEVELQPGFSGGIQEWRLGRS; encoded by the coding sequence ATGCCCTCGACGACACGCGCCAACGACTTCTATGTCGGAAATCGTGCGCCCCTGCTGCCCAGCCCGCTCATCAAGCTGCCCGCCGGCAGCGTCCGGCCCGAGGGCTGGCTGAGGCACCAGTTGGACCTGATGGCGCAGGGCTTCTCCGGGCGCCTGATCGATATCAGCCAGTGGTGCCGCTTCGAGGGCAGCGCGTGGGCGGACGCCAAGGGCAACGGCGAGTTCGGCTGGGAGGAGCTACCGTACTGGCTCAAGGGCTTCACTTCGCTGGCCTATGCGCTGCACGACGAGCGGCTCATCGCCGAGGCACAGCGGTGGCTGGAGCCGATCATCGCGAGCCAGGATGCCGACGGTTACTTCGGCCCGCGCGTCAATCGCGAGGCGCCGGACCTGTGGCCGAACATGATCGCGCTCTACGCTCTGCGCACGCACTACGAGGCGACGGCGGACGAGCGCGTGATATCGTTGATGACGAAGTACTTCCGCTGGCAGGCCGCGCTGCCGATCGAGCGGTTCCTGCCGGGGAGTTGGCAGCAATGGCGCGGCGGCGATAACCTCGACAGCATCTACTGGCTGTACAATCGCACGGGGGAGTCGTGGCTGCTCGACCTGGCGCGCGTCAACCACGAGCGCACCGCTGACTGGACCGGCGGCATCCCGACTTGGCACGGGGTGAACGTCTGCCAGGGCTTCCGCGAGCCCGGCGAGTACTACCAGCAGAGCGGCGACCGGCGCTACTTGCAGGCGACGCAGCGCAACTACGACACGATCATGAGAGAGTACGGCCAGGTGCCGGGGGGGATGTTTGGCGCGGACGAGAACTGCCGGCCCGGCTACACCGGCCCGCGGCAAGCCGCGGAGACGTGCTCGATGGCGGAACTCATGCACAGCTCGGAGATGCTCGCGCGCATCACTGGCGATCCGTTGTGGGCTGACCGCTGCGAGGAGGTCGCGTTCAACTCGCTGCCTGCGTCACAGACGCCGGACTACAAGGGATTGCACTATTTGACCGCGCCCAACATGGTTCAGCTCGACCGGGAGAACAAGAGCCCGGGCCTGCAGAACGCGGGTTGCATGCTCGCGTACGACCCCACGAGCTATCGGTGCTGCCAGCACAACATCGCGTTCGCGTGGCCGTATTTCGCGGAGCATCTGTGGATGGCGACTCCGAGTAATGGACTGGCGGCGGTGCTCTATGCGCCGAGCGAGGTGACGGCGAAGGCAGGGCCCGGCGCGGAGGTGCGGATTGCGGAGACGACTGACTATCCTTTCGGCGAGACCGTCGAGTTTCGCCTTGCCACCAACAGGCCGGCTCAGTTCCCGCTGCTGCTTCGCGTCCCGGGCTGGTGCGAGCGACCGCGGGTGGAGATCAACGGCGAGCCGTTAGAAGTGCTCGCTCATCCGTCATGCTGGATTGCGATCGAGCGCACCTGGCGCGACGGAGACGTGCTGCGGCTGACGCTCCCGATGACGGTCCGCGTCCGGGTGTGGGAGCAGAACAACAACGCCGTGTCGGTGAGCCGCGGCCCGCTGACCTACTCGCTCAGGATAGGCGAGCGATGGGCGCGTTACGGCGACAGCGACGAATGGCCGGCCTACGAAGTCTTCCCCACGACACCATGGAACTACGGGCTGATCGTGGACATGCAGAATCCGGCCCGGTCATTCGAAGTCATCGAGAAGCCCGGGCCGCTTCCGGGTCAGCCGTTCGACGTCGAGGCCGCGCCAGTTCAACTCTCGGCCAAAGCGCGCAGGATACCGGAATGGAGAATGGATGGCGGGCTGGTGGGCGAGCTTCAGATGAGCCCGGCGAAAACGTCCGAAGCCGTCGAGTCGGTGACGCTCGTCCCGATGGGCTGCGGGCGGCTTAGGATCGCGGCGTTTCCCACGGTAAGCGACGGCCCCGACGCGCACGAGTGGGTGGCGGCCCCGGAGCCGCCGCTCGCCTCGCACTGCTGGCCGAATGACACCGTGCGCGCGTTGAACGACGGCATTGTGCCGAAGAGGTCGAGCGACCAGAGCATCCCGCGGATGACGTGGTGGGATCACAAGGGCACGACGGAATGGGTCGCGTACCGGTTCGACGCGCCGCGCGAGCTGAGCTGGTCCGAGGTGTACTGGTTCGACGACACCGGCGTCGGCGAGTGCCGCGTACCGGCGCGCTGGCGGCTGTTATGGAAGAACGGCGAGGCGTGGGAAGCGGTCAACAACGCGTCGGACTACGGGGTGCAACTCGATGAGTTCAACCGCGTGACCTTCGAGCCCGTGGTGACGACCGACGTGAAGCTCGAGGTCGAACTCCAGCCCGGCTTCTCGGGCGGTATCCAGGAATGGCGCTTGGGACGGTCGTAG
- a CDS encoding Gfo/Idh/MocA family oxidoreductase, whose amino-acid sequence MRIDFHGRLSDADEIRAGFIGCGSHSFRNIYPTFQFAPVHLAATCDLDLEKARAFAAKFGARSAYSDYREMLEREELDAVFIVVGYDDAGRPLYPRIATDCLSAGRHVWIEKPPAATCAEIETMSEAAAAAGKHVMVGLKKMFAPANEHAKALSEGADFGRVSLVTLQYPQAIPTPEEFARYLRGGERVAAVVGFLDHLCHPASLLVYLLGMPETLYYECSAARAGVVTFSFASGVVASLASTHGAAVSGGMERTTVVSDAGRHIVVDNNIRVTYHRNPVSGYGDVPTFFAGAPERTSAVWEPEFSLGQLYSKGLFLQGYYGEVTEFARAIIENRAPEKATLEHARQVTRIFEAFAEGPRRTVSLTSG is encoded by the coding sequence GTGCGCATTGATTTCCACGGGCGGTTGTCGGACGCAGATGAGATTCGGGCCGGGTTCATCGGGTGCGGCTCGCATTCCTTCCGCAACATCTATCCCACGTTCCAGTTTGCGCCGGTGCACCTGGCCGCAACCTGTGACCTCGACCTCGAGAAAGCGCGGGCATTCGCGGCGAAGTTCGGCGCGCGCAGCGCGTATTCCGACTATCGCGAGATGCTCGAGCGGGAGGAACTGGACGCAGTCTTTATCGTGGTGGGCTACGATGACGCGGGGCGCCCCCTGTATCCGCGGATCGCTACGGACTGCCTTAGCGCCGGGCGCCACGTGTGGATCGAGAAGCCGCCCGCGGCAACATGCGCGGAGATCGAAACGATGTCTGAGGCGGCCGCCGCGGCCGGCAAGCACGTCATGGTCGGCCTCAAGAAGATGTTCGCCCCCGCCAACGAACACGCCAAGGCACTATCGGAGGGAGCGGACTTCGGCCGCGTCTCCTTGGTAACGCTGCAGTACCCGCAAGCCATTCCGACGCCCGAGGAGTTCGCGCGATACCTTAGAGGCGGAGAGCGCGTCGCGGCGGTCGTTGGTTTCCTCGACCATCTCTGTCACCCGGCGTCACTGCTCGTGTACTTACTGGGGATGCCCGAGACACTGTACTACGAGTGCAGCGCGGCACGCGCCGGGGTCGTCACGTTCTCGTTCGCTTCCGGCGTCGTGGCCTCGCTGGCCTCTACCCACGGCGCCGCGGTGAGCGGCGGCATGGAGCGGACGACCGTCGTTTCCGATGCGGGGAGGCACATCGTCGTTGATAATAATATCCGAGTGACCTACCACCGCAACCCGGTGAGCGGCTACGGCGACGTGCCAACGTTCTTCGCCGGAGCGCCGGAGCGGACGAGCGCGGTGTGGGAGCCGGAGTTCTCACTCGGTCAACTGTACAGCAAAGGGCTGTTCCTGCAAGGGTACTATGGGGAGGTCACCGAGTTCGCCCGCGCCATTATTGAGAATAGAGCGCCGGAGAAGGCAACTTTGGAGCACGCGCGGCAAGTGACGCGCATTTTCGAGGCCTTCGCGGAAGGGCCCCGCCGCACCGTCTCGCTGACTTCGGGCTGA
- a CDS encoding 6-phosphofructokinase: MMPRNVLTSEQRYIQETWLDGQVTADVLHDETTVSVIPGPADYPNPLPADEVGEFQDPQQRRLVSADDDIVRAFADRGLFPGFLAAGPREQLRFDPCTVRAAIVAAGGTAPGTNAAIHAIVRRHGRYVQAAQAAWDAAGRTGDGPACTGQVLGIKNGFEGLMAPRGRADVTIPGPVELRPEQTVTWRDLGGCQLGLSRYDFSAAGRLNQIAQNLLAEKIDILYVIGGDGGMHAALELHNALRGDPAGKNIVIAGIPKTMDNDIAWTWQSLGHRTALAEAARLLDVLHTDAEANRRVILVELFGADAGFIAATAALASGKADCVLIPEEGFDPWKAAEYVADRARAQHYALVVVAEGALLALGKYLVSQDLAKLPKPSATGLRDPYYGRQDLRDLALRWMRDELRAQFIKPPIFTGHVIISQPGYLIRAVAPGAEDLIAAARLGDLAVDSALAGHSGFMLTQWLTGHVLVPLPLVAKVEKRIARGGIFWREVASATGQPELS; the protein is encoded by the coding sequence ATGATGCCGAGAAATGTCCTCACGTCCGAGCAGCGATATATCCAGGAAACGTGGCTCGATGGTCAGGTAACGGCTGACGTGCTCCACGACGAGACGACGGTGTCGGTCATCCCTGGCCCCGCCGACTATCCCAACCCGCTTCCCGCTGACGAGGTCGGGGAGTTCCAGGATCCGCAGCAACGGCGGCTCGTCAGCGCAGACGACGACATAGTGCGGGCGTTCGCCGACCGCGGCCTGTTCCCCGGCTTCCTCGCTGCGGGGCCGCGCGAGCAGTTGCGCTTCGATCCGTGCACCGTGCGCGCCGCGATCGTCGCAGCGGGCGGCACTGCCCCGGGCACCAACGCGGCGATACACGCCATCGTGCGCCGCCACGGCCGGTACGTTCAAGCGGCTCAGGCGGCGTGGGACGCCGCGGGGCGCACCGGCGACGGGCCCGCGTGCACGGGTCAGGTGCTGGGCATCAAGAACGGCTTTGAGGGCCTCATGGCCCCGCGCGGGCGCGCCGACGTGACGATCCCGGGGCCGGTGGAACTCCGCCCGGAGCAGACCGTGACCTGGCGTGATCTCGGCGGGTGCCAACTTGGGTTATCTCGCTACGACTTCTCCGCAGCCGGGCGCCTCAACCAGATCGCGCAGAACCTGCTCGCGGAGAAGATAGACATCCTCTACGTGATCGGCGGCGACGGGGGCATGCACGCCGCGCTCGAACTGCACAATGCACTGCGCGGCGACCCCGCCGGCAAGAACATCGTGATCGCTGGCATCCCGAAGACGATGGACAATGACATCGCGTGGACGTGGCAGTCCCTCGGCCACCGCACCGCTCTGGCGGAGGCCGCGCGCTTGCTCGATGTCCTGCACACCGACGCCGAAGCCAATCGCCGCGTCATCCTGGTCGAGCTGTTCGGGGCGGACGCGGGCTTCATTGCCGCCACCGCGGCGCTCGCCAGCGGCAAGGCGGACTGCGTGCTGATTCCCGAGGAGGGCTTCGATCCCTGGAAGGCGGCGGAGTACGTCGCGGACCGCGCTCGCGCGCAGCATTACGCTCTCGTCGTCGTGGCGGAGGGAGCGCTCCTGGCGCTCGGCAAGTACCTGGTGAGCCAGGACTTGGCGAAGCTGCCCAAGCCGTCCGCCACCGGCCTGCGCGACCCGTACTACGGGCGCCAGGACCTGCGCGACCTCGCGCTGCGGTGGATGCGCGACGAGCTGCGCGCCCAGTTCATCAAGCCGCCGATCTTCACCGGGCATGTCATTATCAGCCAGCCGGGATACTTGATTCGCGCGGTGGCGCCGGGCGCGGAGGACTTGATCGCCGCCGCGCGGCTCGGCGACCTCGCGGTGGACAGCGCTCTGGCCGGCCACAGCGGCTTCATGCTGACCCAATGGCTCACGGGTCACGTCCTGGTGCCGCTGCCACTGGTCGCCAAAGTGGAAAAACGCATCGCGCGCGGTGGGATCTTCTGGCGCGAGGTGGCATCCGCGACGGGCCAGCCGGAACTGTCCTGA
- a CDS encoding ankyrin repeat domain-containing protein, with translation MKIRFDGVFTMRRGLHAAASCAIILALGVGGCARHAGRVGRAGSTEPIHRAAQAGDVSAVRNVLRADADSVNAIDESGQTALHFAARRGDTPMATLLLDAGADVRAPDKSRDTPLHQAAAEGHAEVVRLLLARQAGVNARNIDNATPLHAASQAGRTEVLRLLLTAGAHVNAKDRRGRTPLALAMAPQAIQPEAARLLLTHGADVEVAGVRGYPLLCGAAKSGDEGLVRLLLAKGADVNARTKDERRTPLHVAAAEGRVAAAAVLIAKGGDVEARSRGDSTPLHAAARGGCVDVVKLLLSAGVDVNARRDDGSTPLHWALAGGDYSEAAERESRVALVRLLVSNGANVEAKDDAGNTPLHVAAHRRDPESVRALLVGGSDVNSRDADGSTPLHNAAIAGDVRTVRLLLARGAAVTAVGRNRSTPLHWAAAGGRADVVGLLISSGADVNARGEDSSTPLHEAARQGQAEAARVLIANGADVNARREGHGGETPVRFAVTELARQQRWLIDRAPKIDPRHGTAAVRYAEARRDRHLETARLLLAKGADMKARDDQGRTPLDIASEAGVTDLLRVHTGRKLRPDARAP, from the coding sequence TTGAAGATACGTTTCGACGGGGTGTTCACGATGCGCAGAGGGCTCCACGCAGCCGCGTCGTGCGCGATCATCCTCGCGCTCGGCGTGGGCGGTTGTGCGAGGCACGCGGGAAGGGTGGGCCGGGCGGGAAGCACCGAGCCGATTCACCGCGCGGCACAGGCGGGCGATGTCAGCGCAGTCCGAAACGTTCTCAGGGCCGACGCCGATTCCGTCAATGCCATCGACGAATCCGGACAGACTGCGCTCCACTTCGCCGCTCGCCGCGGTGATACGCCAATGGCAACGCTGCTCCTCGATGCGGGCGCGGATGTTCGCGCTCCCGACAAGTCCCGCGACACTCCCCTGCATCAGGCAGCGGCGGAGGGCCACGCCGAGGTTGTGAGGCTGCTCCTCGCACGGCAGGCCGGCGTCAACGCGAGAAACATAGACAACGCGACGCCGTTGCATGCCGCGTCCCAAGCGGGTCGGACGGAAGTCTTGCGCCTGTTGCTGACCGCGGGCGCGCACGTCAACGCAAAGGACCGCCGCGGTCGCACGCCGCTGGCCTTGGCGATGGCCCCACAGGCCATTCAGCCGGAAGCTGCGCGGCTCTTGCTGACGCACGGCGCTGACGTCGAGGTGGCTGGCGTACGTGGCTATCCGCTGTTATGCGGCGCCGCCAAGTCGGGGGACGAAGGTCTCGTCAGGCTTCTGTTGGCCAAAGGCGCCGATGTCAACGCGAGGACGAAAGACGAGCGGCGGACGCCCCTGCACGTCGCGGCCGCGGAGGGCCGCGTGGCGGCCGCAGCGGTGCTGATCGCCAAAGGCGGCGACGTTGAAGCCAGATCACGCGGAGACTCGACGCCGCTTCACGCCGCGGCGCGCGGGGGCTGCGTCGACGTTGTGAAGTTGCTGTTATCCGCAGGAGTAGATGTGAATGCGAGACGAGACGACGGCTCGACGCCGCTCCACTGGGCGCTGGCAGGCGGAGACTACTCGGAGGCCGCGGAGAGAGAGTCGCGCGTCGCTCTCGTAAGACTTCTGGTGAGCAACGGAGCGAACGTCGAGGCCAAGGATGATGCAGGGAATACGCCGTTGCACGTTGCGGCTCACCGCCGCGACCCTGAATCGGTCAGGGCGCTGCTCGTCGGGGGCTCCGATGTCAACAGCAGAGACGCGGACGGTTCGACGCCGCTGCATAATGCGGCCATCGCGGGAGACGTGCGCACCGTACGGCTCCTTCTTGCACGCGGGGCGGCCGTCACCGCGGTAGGACGCAACAGGTCCACACCGCTACACTGGGCGGCTGCTGGCGGCCGCGCCGATGTTGTGGGTCTTCTCATTTCCAGCGGAGCGGACGTAAACGCCAGAGGAGAGGACAGCTCGACGCCACTTCATGAGGCCGCCCGCCAGGGCCAAGCCGAGGCGGCTCGCGTGCTGATTGCAAACGGGGCTGACGTCAACGCGAGACGCGAAGGCCACGGCGGGGAAACGCCCGTGCGCTTCGCTGTCACCGAACTCGCGCGGCAGCAGCGCTGGCTCATCGACCGCGCTCCAAAGATCGACCCTCGGCACGGCACGGCAGCGGTGCGGTACGCTGAAGCGCGGAGGGATAGACACCTGGAGACGGCGCGGCTTTTGCTGGCCAAAGGCGCTGATATGAAAGCGCGTGACGACCAGGGGCGCACGCCTCTGGACATCGCGTCCGAGGCGGGAGTGACCGACCTGCTTCGGGTGCACACGGGTCGAAAACTACGTCCCGATGCTCGCGCGCCATAA